Proteins from one Patescibacteria group bacterium genomic window:
- a CDS encoding C39 family peptidase — MTIKKTSAIFGFILILVLVFYLRVYIKDLFFELKKITLPDEITYNSIDNLSGSAGINLAVPFSSQAPYGDWDLPYLEACEETSALLVDYFYRNEKLSPKIVKREILQMVDWENKRFGYHEDTTAQETATLLKEYFGYQRVDVIYDFSFEDIKEQILSGRPVIVPVAGRLLNNQFYKQPGPIYHTVVVKGLTKDGNFITNDVGTKRGHNYVYDATLFYDAIHDGPIDVNEFSSAALEKEILTSRKAMIVVYPNEK, encoded by the coding sequence ATGACTATCAAAAAAACATCTGCCATTTTTGGCTTCATACTAATTCTAGTATTAGTTTTTTATCTCCGTGTCTACATAAAAGATTTATTTTTTGAATTAAAAAAAATCACACTACCTGATGAAATAACCTATAATTCAATTGATAATCTAAGTGGCTCAGCTGGCATCAATCTAGCAGTGCCTTTTTCTTCTCAGGCGCCATATGGAGATTGGGATTTACCATATCTGGAAGCTTGCGAGGAAACCTCTGCTCTTTTGGTGGATTATTTTTATAGAAACGAAAAACTCAGCCCAAAAATAGTCAAAAGGGAAATATTACAAATGGTGGATTGGGAAAATAAAAGATTTGGCTACCACGAAGACACCACCGCCCAAGAAACAGCTACACTATTAAAAGAGTATTTTGGCTACCAGCGGGTAGATGTTATTTATGATTTTTCTTTTGAAGATATAAAAGAACAAATTTTATCCGGCCGACCAGTCATCGTGCCAGTAGCTGGCCGCTTGCTCAACAACCAGTTTTATAAACAACCCGGCCCAATCTATCACACCGTGGTGGTCAAAGGTCTGACAAAAGATGGAAATTTTATTACCAATGATGTCGGCACTAAAAGAGGCCACAATTATGTCTATGATGCCACTCTTTTTTACGATGCTATCCATGATGGTCCTATAGATGTAAATGAATTTAGTAGCGCTGCACTGGAAAAGGAAATACTAACAAGCAGAAAAGCAATGATAGTAGTTTACCCTAATGAAAAATAA